One segment of Thermococcus sp. AM4 DNA contains the following:
- a CDS encoding DUF4932 domain-containing protein, protein MNRKGTTVAILLIVLVVGVISVYLIAPQEMGGTHEKLQHNTTIYHFSPNVTVEISPSLELFGVVYYLAMGNDTFVTERGAYLNDVRRWFSPFRNHEAVKLLRETLEERINETQHEYGAYAGLWVKGYTIFLVEYTLFNCPNPENINASQLLNRSDVQWFPEEQRMFLKKFLPALKDFAEKSNFMEFYRRHMNYYRGDLSIYANALKELPPDRFMEKYAGVSGVRYLFVHPYLIIAHGHNMREKINGTTILGVGGSIPLVRRSPQRTLWSYETAKDDLLNLPLNRDYIVNQGLDELLYLEFIYHELGHDITIPALQNESSELAGMEYFVDVTRADMPYLARYDMHFQSRAGLIYEGFADAWADFALSHVDRDYAKLIMWMQRGWGEFWIEKQYELTEKYVERAREEGRPFSYYVPQILSGLRSFVSPDNVSEVYEENVPVTPLRALDRATVTGRVVVVYGTGGTNEDEKQAVKSAAEKIASTLRKFYGEGLTGTEVILKPDANVTPDDLKGELVLVGTPDVNSVVKDMEGKFPLYFVREGDGRWVLHRNGEWNVTSFVLTTRKDDPAVKGELKDTSRVAILLAVRNPNNPENYVVWTAGSTAGLTGLFQDPAYYLSSYEIWSKKGIELGFYVQPLSS, encoded by the coding sequence ATGAACAGGAAGGGCACAACCGTGGCAATCCTTCTGATCGTTTTGGTTGTTGGTGTCATTTCGGTATACCTGATCGCCCCGCAGGAGATGGGCGGAACCCATGAGAAGCTCCAGCACAACACCACGATATACCACTTCTCGCCGAACGTCACCGTGGAGATATCACCCTCCCTGGAACTCTTTGGAGTAGTCTACTACCTCGCAATGGGCAACGACACATTCGTTACTGAGAGGGGGGCCTACCTAAACGATGTCCGGAGGTGGTTTTCGCCATTCCGAAATCACGAGGCGGTCAAACTGCTCAGGGAGACCCTTGAAGAGCGCATCAACGAAACACAGCATGAATACGGTGCCTACGCAGGGCTCTGGGTCAAGGGGTACACGATCTTCCTTGTGGAGTACACTCTTTTCAATTGCCCCAACCCTGAGAACATCAACGCCTCCCAGCTCCTCAACAGGAGCGACGTGCAGTGGTTCCCCGAGGAACAGCGGATGTTCCTGAAGAAATTTTTGCCCGCACTCAAAGACTTCGCGGAAAAGAGCAACTTCATGGAGTTCTACAGGAGACACATGAACTACTACAGGGGTGACCTGTCGATCTACGCGAACGCCCTGAAGGAACTGCCCCCCGACAGGTTCATGGAGAAGTACGCGGGCGTTTCTGGTGTCAGGTACCTCTTCGTTCATCCCTACCTGATAATCGCACACGGCCACAACATGAGGGAGAAAATAAACGGAACCACGATCCTCGGAGTCGGCGGCAGCATTCCCCTGGTAAGACGCAGTCCCCAGCGGACGCTCTGGAGCTACGAAACTGCCAAGGATGACCTCCTGAATCTACCCCTGAACAGGGACTACATTGTAAACCAGGGGCTTGATGAGCTGCTCTACCTCGAGTTTATCTACCACGAACTGGGACACGACATCACGATTCCCGCGTTGCAAAACGAATCCTCCGAACTCGCAGGCATGGAGTATTTCGTCGATGTTACGAGGGCCGACATGCCCTATCTAGCGCGCTACGACATGCACTTCCAGAGCAGGGCAGGATTGATCTACGAGGGCTTCGCCGATGCATGGGCCGACTTTGCACTCTCCCACGTTGACAGGGACTATGCAAAACTCATCATGTGGATGCAGCGCGGATGGGGTGAGTTCTGGATAGAGAAGCAGTACGAGCTTACGGAAAAGTACGTGGAGAGGGCAAGAGAGGAGGGGAGACCGTTCTCATACTACGTGCCCCAGATCCTGAGTGGGCTGAGGTCCTTTGTATCGCCGGACAACGTGAGCGAAGTCTACGAGGAAAACGTTCCAGTGACCCCGCTTAGGGCGCTGGACAGGGCAACCGTAACCGGCAGGGTCGTGGTCGTCTACGGCACGGGGGGAACCAACGAGGACGAAAAACAGGCCGTGAAGTCAGCCGCGGAGAAGATAGCGAGTACCCTGAGGAAATTCTACGGGGAGGGGCTCACCGGAACGGAAGTTATACTCAAACCGGACGCCAACGTAACACCCGATGACCTGAAAGGAGAGCTGGTCCTCGTCGGAACCCCGGACGTGAACTCGGTGGTAAAGGATATGGAGGGCAAGTTCCCCCTGTACTTTGTGCGGGAGGGCGATGGCAGGTGGGTGCTCCACAGGAACGGGGAATGGAACGTGACCTCCTTCGTTCTGACGACCCGGAAGGACGATCCTGCGGTAAAGGGAGAGCTCAAAGACACTTCCAGGGTCGCGATCCTGCTGGCGGTGAGGAACCCCAACAACCCTGAGAACTACGTTGTGTGGACCGCAGGAAGCACGGCAGGGCTCACGGGACTGTTCCAGGATCCCGCCTACTACCTCAGCAGCTACGAAATATGGAGTAAGAAAGGAATAGAGCTGGGCTTTTACGTTCAGCCGCTCTCTTCCTGA
- a CDS encoding phosphoribosyltransferase, with protein sequence MKKFPAKLASWEDIERWAKEGAWKVLEDGWRPDVIVGLARGGWVPARLYCDYLGVKDLVSLKVEHWGVTATPDGKARLKYGSNYNLEGKKVLIVDDISDTGESLTLAKNYVESQNPAEIRTATLLTIKGSRFKPYYFGEEIDWAWIVFPWNFVEDMINLVNNILEEKEAASTDEIVELFKELHGMEVPKGRLEEALRMAERRKVFKFRDGKWRKA encoded by the coding sequence ATGAAGAAGTTTCCTGCTAAGCTTGCTTCTTGGGAGGACATTGAGAGATGGGCCAAGGAAGGGGCCTGGAAGGTTCTGGAGGACGGCTGGAGGCCTGACGTTATAGTCGGCCTCGCCCGCGGCGGCTGGGTTCCGGCGAGGCTCTACTGCGACTACCTTGGCGTCAAGGACTTAGTAAGCCTGAAGGTCGAGCACTGGGGAGTAACGGCAACCCCGGACGGCAAGGCCAGGCTCAAGTACGGCAGCAACTACAACCTCGAGGGCAAGAAGGTTCTAATCGTCGACGACATCAGCGACACCGGCGAGAGTTTAACCCTGGCCAAAAACTACGTGGAAAGCCAGAATCCGGCCGAGATAAGGACGGCTACACTCCTGACAATCAAGGGCTCGCGCTTCAAGCCGTATTACTTCGGCGAGGAAATCGACTGGGCCTGGATAGTCTTCCCCTGGAACTTCGTGGAGGACATGATCAACCTCGTGAACAACATCCTCGAGGAGAAGGAAGCGGCCAGCACCGACGAGATAGTCGAGCTCTTCAAGGAGCTCCACGGCATGGAGGTTCCCAAGGGCAGGCTTGAGGAAGCCCTCAGGATGGCCGAGCGCAGGAAGGTTTTTAAGTTCCGCGACGGGAAGTGGCGCAAAGCCTGA